In the Calditrichota bacterium genome, AAATATCCACTTCTTATTCAAACCATCTTCTTGTTTCGTGAAGAAGGTCCTGCTCGCTTTCAAAAATTCGGGGTTGAAGAGGCAGAGAATCCAGAAAAATCTGCCCGTACTGGAAGCGCAGCACGCGGTTGTCCAGAATCAACACCATTCCGCGGTCACTGCCGGTTCGGATGAGCCGCCCAAACCCCTGCCGGAATTTCAATACCGCCATCGGGACGGACATCTGAAAAAATGAATTTCCACCCCTTTTTTCAATTTCCTCCATCCAGGCCTGAAAAATCGGTTCGGCAGGCACTTCGAAGGGCAATTTGGTTACGACCAGCAATTCCAGTGCTTCGCCGGGAATATCCACGCCTTCCCAAAAACTGTTGGTGCCCAGCAGCACAGCCGTCCCTTCTTCCTGAAAGAGCCGAACCAGGGAATTTCTTGATCCGTCGATTCCCTGAGCCAGCGTCAGAATTCCTTCGCCTTCAAGCCTGGGTTTAATATGCCGGTAAACCCGTTGCAGCATATCGTACGATGTAAACAGAATTAATGTGCCGCGTTTTGTCTCTGA is a window encoding:
- a CDS encoding ATP-dependent helicase DinG gives rise to the protein SETKRGTLILFTSYDMLQRVYRHIKPRLEGEGILTLAQGIDGSRNSLVRLFQEEGTAVLLGTNSFWEGVDIPGEALELLVVTKLPFEVPAEPIFQAWMEEIEKRGGNSFFQMSVPMAVLKFRQGFGRLIRTGSDRGMVLILDNRVLRFQYGQIFLDSLPLQPRIFESEQDLLHETRRWFE